CAACTTGGTTTCTACAGTCAATATTACTTGAAACACCCCAGCAAGTAACGCTCCATTATGACCAGAATTGGTAGTATCAAGCTCATAAGAATCTTTAATTTTCGCTCCAATAGCTTTAGCAAGGTCATCAATAGACTTAACTAAAGAATGAACTTCTTTAACATCTTTAGCAAAAGCAACAGAATCTGTAATGTTCTTAGTTATTTTAGCTAGGTCAATAACAGAACCATCAGATTTAGCCACTTCATCATCTTTAAGATTTTTTCCTGAATTATTACAAGATAAGAGTAAAAATAAAGTCATTAATAACGCACATAAAGTAATTCTTTTCATTATCACGTGCCTCCTTATTACATCACAAGGGCAAAAATACAAACAAAAGGAAAACAATTCTCACAAAGATAAAAGTTTTCCTCAAATGACTTTATTTAGTTATGTATATTTTAATAATTATTTATTATTGCTGGCTACCGGTTGCTGAGTCTGCAGGTGTAGTAGAATCTAAAGATTTATCTTCTTGTGTAACTGTAGCAAGAGCATCACTAATTGTCTTTAAACCACTATCAACAGTATTTCTTATTGCTATTATTAGAGTCCTTAAAGTCTTACCAACAGCATTAGCTGCTATTCCATTGACTGCATTGGCAGATTTCTCTTCATTCTTAGCAGCAAATTTACCATCCTTAGCCATAGCTCTCAGTGCAATACCTGCAGCAATAACAGCGTCTTTCTTTGCTGAATCTTCTTTAATTTCCGTCTTGTTAACAGCAGGAACAATAGCGATCTCAGCTGCATCTTTGGCTTTTTCAATTCCATTAGCATTATCAACTTGAGGATCTTCTTTAGAGTTAGCAATAGCTTGTAAAATATCAGCACCAGTTACAGCTCCAATGCTAGCTGATGCCTTTGCAATATTTTCTTCTTTTGAACCATCTTTACCAGCATCATTAATAAAAAGATTACCAACGTCCTTTTTATCATCCCCTGTTTTATTAGCTCCTGCATCCCCCTCATCCTTTTTTAGAACCACTTCAACAATAGTCTTAATCCCTTTAACAAGAGAAACAACTGAATCCTTACTAGCAGGAGTAGCCCCATGTCCAGTTGCAGTAGCATTACCAATAACATCACCAGTAGCCCCTTTAGCAGCTTCTTTAGCCCCATCAGCAATCTTGTCTAATGTGTTAGTGATAAAGGTATCAACAACTTCCTTTATCTTTTGATATTTACCATTCTCTGCCACGACAGTGTTTAATTTCTTTTTAACAGATGTCATAGTGTTTTCAATAGAAGTGAAATACTTACCAATATCTTCCTTTTTAGTCTCAGCATTAATACCCAAAGCCCCAGTAATCATATCACTAAGAGAAGTAAAAACATCTAAGAACCCTTTACCTAAATTAGCAATAGAAGTTAAGAAAGTGGTTTTAGGATCCTCCATCTTAGTAGTACCACTTCCACAGCCAAGAAGTAAAAATAAGTAATCCAAGTTATTATTAAGAGATAAAACAAGATAAAAGCAATGAATAAAAATAAGTCTAAAAGATAAAAGAAATCATAAAAAATCTAAAGAAGTATAATAAAGTAGTAAAGGAAGTAAAGGAAGAATTAAAGAAACAAAAAAAGCTAAGAGAAGAATACTCCTAGCTTATTATTTATAGACTTTATTTTATCAGATAATTACGACTAATTAAAAAGTAATCTTATAGTAATAAATTAACTTGTTTATCCCTTAGGTGTTAGAGGGTTTAGCAGAAGTTGTAAGCTCCGCAATTGCAGCTGTTGCTGCACCATTAGCAGCCGTTAACAATTCATTAATTGCTGTATTAAGCTCCCCAAGCTCTTTAGCTCCTTTATCTTTAGTAGCATCAGTTGTCAATATAGCTGATTTTGCATCAACATCAGTAGCAGCATTTTTACCAAGATCAGCATGCTTATCTTTCAACTTACCTAAAAATGCTTCCGCTTTACTTTTAACATCAGTTATCTTAGTTTTTAACTCAGTAGAAATTCCACTTGTTGTT
The DNA window shown above is from Borrelia puertoricensis and carries:
- a CDS encoding Vsp/OspC family lipoprotein, which encodes MKRITLCALLMTLFLLLSCNNSGKNLKDDEVAKSDGSVIDLAKITKNITDSVAFAKDVKEVHSLVKSIDDLAKAIGAKIKDSYELDTTNSGHNGALLAGVFQVILTVETKLKSLKQSAKLPESLKAKVTAAEQSSKKFLDKLKGENAALGKEDASDADAKKAIDKNDNTGGKGKEELGELNTAIDALLTAADAAVTASINELTTSSKPANT
- a CDS encoding variable large family protein — encoded protein: MDYLFLLLGCGSGTTKMEDPKTTFLTSIANLGKGFLDVFTSLSDMITGALGINAETKKEDIGKYFTSIENTMTSVKKKLNTVVAENGKYQKIKEVVDTFITNTLDKIADGAKEAAKGATGDVIGNATATGHGATPASKDSVVSLVKGIKTIVEVVLKKDEGDAGANKTGDDKKDVGNLFINDAGKDGSKEENIAKASASIGAVTGADILQAIANSKEDPQVDNANGIEKAKDAAEIAIVPAVNKTEIKEDSAKKDAVIAAGIALRAMAKDGKFAAKNEEKSANAVNGIAANAVGKTLRTLIIAIRNTVDSGLKTISDALATVTQEDKSLDSTTPADSATGSQQ